The following are encoded together in the Candidatus Limnocylindrales bacterium genome:
- the galT gene encoding galactose-1-phosphate uridylyltransferase, with protein sequence MTLRSVPELRKDPVCGRWVIIATERGKRPSDFKNTVEQRKGGFCPFCPGNESSTPPEVLVYRPYPSAPNSPGWTLRVVPNKFPALQIEGDLDKVGEGMYDKMNGIGAHEVIIETPNHDGTLPLMSLKGVEDMLWAYRDRIMDLKKDMRFKYILIFKNHGAAAGASLEHPHSQLIALPVLPKAVIEEMNGSRKYFNDRERCIFCDMVRQELGAKTRFILENESFVGFSPYAPRFPFEVWILPKRHISHFENCRESEYGSLAKILQDLLNRMDKVLQNPPYNYFIHTAPLHDDYSVDFYHWHLEIMPRLTKTAGFERGTDFYINPTPPEEASKHLREIEL encoded by the coding sequence ATGACTTTAAGATCAGTGCCAGAACTGCGTAAAGATCCTGTTTGTGGCAGGTGGGTAATTATAGCAACCGAACGTGGTAAACGACCTTCGGATTTTAAAAACACGGTAGAACAGAGGAAAGGTGGGTTTTGCCCTTTTTGTCCGGGTAACGAGAGCTCAACACCCCCTGAAGTGTTAGTCTATCGCCCTTACCCCAGTGCTCCTAATTCACCAGGGTGGACCCTCCGGGTGGTGCCCAATAAATTCCCGGCCTTACAGATTGAAGGAGATTTAGATAAGGTGGGTGAAGGGATGTATGACAAAATGAATGGGATTGGAGCCCATGAAGTGATTATAGAGACTCCCAATCATGATGGAACCCTCCCTCTGATGTCCTTAAAGGGAGTCGAAGATATGCTGTGGGCTTATCGGGATCGGATTATGGATTTAAAAAAGGATATGCGATTTAAGTACATCTTGATCTTTAAAAATCATGGAGCAGCTGCCGGAGCCTCCTTAGAACATCCCCACTCCCAATTGATTGCCCTACCGGTACTCCCGAAAGCTGTTATCGAAGAAATGAATGGATCCCGAAAGTATTTCAACGATCGAGAACGCTGTATCTTTTGTGATATGGTCCGGCAGGAACTGGGAGCCAAAACTCGTTTTATCCTTGAGAATGAGAGTTTTGTAGGTTTTTCTCCCTACGCTCCCCGATTCCCCTTTGAGGTGTGGATTTTGCCCAAACGCCATATCTCTCACTTCGAGAACTGCCGGGAAAGTGAATACGGATCTCTGGCAAAAATCCTTCAGGACCTCTTAAATCGAATGGATAAGGTGCTACAAAATCCACCCTATAACTATTTTATCCATACGGCTCCTCTCCATGATGATTACTCTGTGGATTTCTATCACTGGCATCTGGAAATCATGCCCAGACTAACTAAAACAGCCGGATTTGAGCGGGGTACGGATTTTTACATCAATCCAACCCCTCCGGAAGAAGCCTCCAAGCATTTAAGGGAAATAGAACTATGA
- a CDS encoding ATP-dependent 6-phosphofructokinase, which produces MKRIGLLTGGGDCPGLNAVIRAVVRKSYKIGYEVVGIRSGWKGLMEKDVEFLNLDSVSGLLYKGGTILGTSRINPLNYEGGVQRLIDNIKELGLSALIVVGGGDTLGIAKTLSEKGVPVVGIPKTIENDIQATDYSFGFDTAVSVVTEAIDRLHTTAESHNRVMIVEVMGYHAGWIATVAGIAGGADCILIPEIPFDIEEVCKFIRNRHKRGKNFSIIVVAEGAKPREDQQFLIKREGYSYAGSPGIVNILSEEIEKRTGFETRVTALGYIQRGGSPTAFDRVLATRFGIKAVELIEAGIYGKMVCLQGSQVTCVDFSEDLNTFKPVDMELYKIAEVFFG; this is translated from the coding sequence ATGAAAAGAATAGGTTTATTAACAGGTGGTGGAGATTGCCCGGGATTAAACGCCGTCATTCGAGCTGTAGTAAGAAAATCTTATAAAATAGGCTATGAAGTGGTAGGCATCCGGAGTGGTTGGAAAGGTTTGATGGAAAAGGATGTAGAGTTTCTAAATCTGGATTCGGTTTCCGGTCTCCTTTATAAAGGCGGAACCATTCTGGGTACATCTCGAATTAACCCCCTCAATTATGAGGGAGGAGTTCAAAGACTCATAGATAATATAAAAGAATTAGGGCTTTCTGCTCTGATCGTGGTGGGAGGAGGAGATACGCTGGGAATTGCTAAAACACTTTCGGAGAAAGGAGTTCCGGTGGTTGGAATTCCCAAAACCATTGAAAATGATATCCAGGCCACAGATTACTCCTTTGGATTTGATACTGCCGTATCGGTTGTGACCGAAGCTATCGATCGTCTCCATACAACTGCCGAATCCCATAATCGGGTGATGATCGTGGAAGTGATGGGCTACCATGCCGGATGGATTGCAACCGTTGCCGGCATCGCCGGTGGAGCGGACTGTATTTTAATTCCAGAAATCCCCTTTGATATCGAAGAGGTTTGTAAGTTTATTCGGAACCGCCATAAACGTGGAAAAAATTTTAGCATTATCGTGGTGGCTGAAGGAGCCAAACCTAGAGAAGACCAACAGTTTTTGATAAAGCGAGAAGGATATAGTTATGCAGGATCTCCGGGGATCGTAAATATCCTCAGCGAAGAAATAGAGAAAAGAACGGGATTTGAAACCCGGGTAACGGCTCTGGGCTATATTCAGCGGGGAGGCTCTCCAACTGCTTTTGATCGGGTTCTTGCAACGAGATTTGGTATTAAAGCCGTAGAATTGATAGAAGCCGGAATATATGGGAAAATGGTCTGCCTGCAAGGGAGCCAGGTTACCTGCGTAGACTTCTCTGAAGATTTAAATACTTTTAAACCTGTCGATATGGAGTTATATAAAATTGCAGAAGTCTTCTTTGGATAA